In Rhipicephalus sanguineus isolate Rsan-2018 chromosome 1, BIME_Rsan_1.4, whole genome shotgun sequence, the DNA window AGAGGCTCGCCTCGCAACAGGAGACACTCGCCGCGTCGCCGACGCGAAAAGCAACGCGCGACGCAAGGgacggcgcatgcgcagaccgGCGAGAGCACTAATCTTTTCGCAGACATGCAATAGTATATTAAGTAAAATTCGGCCACGATCTCCGCTCGcgaagaactccgccagcagtgtgAAGCTCGCGAAGGCGAAACCTTTAATGTGCGCATAGCGCGCGCCCACTATCTCCTCGCGAAGTATTCGCAGAAGCGCTATCGCGCCGTGTTTTCCGAGATTATATTCGCTTAACAGAGATACAAACGCAGCGCACAACCCAGAAGAGCCCCTAATACTGCAAACCTTCGAAAAGCTATGCGCATGCCCATGGAATTTGAATAAAAACACTTACCAAGCTCAGGTATCTTCCGGTGTACTCGGGGCAAGTCGTCACAATACTCGTATTTTATATTCAACGGACCAGCCATCGTATAATGCCTGCAGTCGCACAGTGGTTCGTTGCATCGGCCGCGTAAAACGTCGAAGATATCCTTCTGGATGATGGCCGTGTACAGACGGTTCGTTCCCACGTGCATCCGAACGGTGAAAAACCAACGCACGAGGTGCGAGAAGGGCGAAATGTCCAACCATCTTGCCGGTATACAGTataacccgcatatatcgaactcgataaGGAAAGGGAATTAATTCGGTATATCGTGTAATTCTATATAAAACTTTTAAAGAATTTACCATATTTTCgatgcgaatttcggtgcgcaagttggcttcacggcactgctttacatgatgcaagaaaggcggcttacggcaatacgcggggatttttttttagttcattTTTCCGCTGTTTGTAATTGGGGATGCGGGTTATATGCAGGCACGGGTTGtgggcgagaaaatacggtattgaTGCAAACAACAACTAAACTTATTAATACGCAGGTGTGCATGCTCGTCAGGCGGCGGAAGCCTCTAGTCTGCGTTGGTCCTAATCTTGGCGTAGCTTTTCGGTGTCATACTCGACGTGCTTCTTACAATGCCCTGCACAGTTGCGACATCAGACTTCTTTTCTATACGTtcgactgtgttgattatcgccagctttgcggagaacagccaggttcttccattttacggcagccattgcgttaacaaagggagctgagaagcgaacggcgaccccgAACGACTGCCGCGACAAAgaatcatgggagaaagcacgcGATGACATGCTATGGTTTCTACTCGCTCGGCGCGGCGTCCTTTTAATAACACCGCTGACTTTCCCAAATGCGCGCGGGAAAGTCCCTTCGGTGAGAAAAAGCCAACTTCCTGTAagggaaagccatcttcttgggGCGTATCGCACTGTCCAATGTtagatatatcaagtgttccggcgATTTTTGTTCGGTATATCCGTAAATTTTCCTATACAGTGACGTTAAAACACTGCCGTGTTCGAAAATAATTCGATATGAAGGATACTTCGATTTACCctagttcgatatagtcgggtttgactgtattagCACATATTCCATCATGCACCGAAGCTGCGCATCAAAGAGAGATGAGGCTGGCAATATGGCGTCGGCTTTTGAAGCTTCAAGGGGGAACACGCATGTCTGTATAGTGGCTCTTATTGAACGAAAACGTTGCGCCACCGTTTGGGGGTTACTGTGTAAGGGTTACACTCCGGATATTTTGCATGTAACCCATaaaatttcttaattatttttctttgtggcctttctatttacatacttatacatatacggtgaatgacggcgacggggacggacattttccagccgagactgtccatataattgctatcgcaataaaagagtgtcacaaacgagcgtgttataaagcgcgcgcgcggccgctttcaagcagctacgagacagaacagcgcgagccgcgcgcccaacaagcgcgaaagacgaaaaaacaaagatcaaaagacgccggcgcgccgcatcctcctcacccactggaaccagaagcagacaacgcgatcaacgcccggcaaagcctggatgtttctagaaggaaggggggacgcagcaccgagcgatgccgccgcgattcgaacctacgagaaagctctcgccctttctctagcctcagctgtactgcacgccgaagaactctcccgacgcttctagaaaccgggggagaagggataaaagcgtgcgacgacgagcaGTCGAGTAGTAGTGAAGTAGTGAAGGAGTGGCCcagtgatggtgaagttatgctaagtgtggctccgtcagccaaagaagacgtgtttatgatggtgtgcggtcagttgatcgtcgatctggaagaatccgatgacgacaccgtgtgagccgtgacaagtcacgacgacggttgagctacgacgatcaacgctggagctggcgtgagtgtttccttgaagagaagcattcgattaccgtccaagtattggggactggatacgccattatctattcaggactttaactgtcgttgaatagttgtaatgcatgcgattgcattcgtagcgtgggatctgtttgtttagctcccgttgtgtaaacaccatcttaattatattgtgaagttgtaactggtaccagccgagtgtgcatgtgtttgtattatttgtattgccttaactgagaatatatttcgttttcgtttgtgttgtcgactctcggctctgactcggtctttggaccacaaccggtgttcgctggcgcaccaaaggaccaactccaAATTGTCCGCGctctcgtggtgcgttttcggagggccgtgacgccagcccttagaatccgcccggcgattgccaacccgattaacgggatcagtgacaaagAGGCCCGTAACCTATTTTGTCTTAGCAATCGGCTCTTGTAACTCTCAgacttcacgaaaaaaaaaacgattgccGTTTGTGACCCTTATTTCATAGGTTACTACGGCATATGAGTTACAATATGAGTTAACGAGCTTAGAGTATACTCACTGCGCTGCTATATAATGAACAACCGGCTTATCCACTCAACACAACACGTGATCAGCATAACGCCATCAACTGTATGATGTCAGTTGCGTCGGTTACATACGCTTGACATTTAATCCACATTGCTGTCTTGATGTTTCTTAACGCCACGGCGGTTAAAGAATCGTTACGGCCCGCAAATAATATCCAGTTCAATTCAACCCCACGTGATCGAAATCGTCCGCAGCCCTccggtacggcgtctctcatagcgtGTGTTGCtctgggacgttaagccccatgAACAAACCTAACGTATACGGCTGCGGCACTTTCCGTTCCATCCCTCTTTACGCGTTCCACAGAGCGTTTCGAAGCTTCTCTGCACTCCGAGTTGCAGCCCCGTAGGTTGGTATCGATAGAACTTATTGATTCCACCGCTTTTTTCATTCGAGGTGTAAGGGCATCTGAGGCTCGTATCTTAGGGCAGTGCTTTTTCTTTATGTTTATAACGTGTATTAATTGTCTCGAACCGTTCGCGCATAGGGGAATGGATACGTGTTTGCTGTTACTGTTACCGTTTAGCCTATAGGGACAGACGACCAAGCCTTACTTCCTCGATGAGGCTTTGTTGGCACTGCTATTCATGTGACAGCGCATTCGCAAATTCGCGCTGCATTTTTGTTTCCTTATTTCGCGCGCGTTTTCTCGTCGCCGGATAAAGTAGATGCGCAGTGTACCTCGCTGGAGACACCGCATTTTGTACCTGTTAAAATTCTCCACAGTCCCCTAATTAGCGCCTTGACAATTGGAACAACAGTAAAAGGCTGAGCTAATTACGTTTGATTAACTAACCGGATGTCATTAACTAAAGATGGTTTCTCAACGAGATTTTAAGCATGAACTTGGTCTTATTTGCATAGAATGATCCCTTTCTTTAAAGCTTGGTACATAAAAGATGTATgaacccgccacggttgtctagtggttatggtgctcgactgctgacccgcaggtcgcgggatcgaatcacggccgcggtggccgcattttcgatttaggagaaaatgcgtgaggcccgtgtagttacatttaggtgcacgtaaagaaccacaggtggtcgaaattccggagccctccgctatggcgtccctgataatcatatcgtggttttgggatattattattattattattattgttattattattattattattattattattattattattattattattattattattattattattattattattattattattattattattattattattattaaaagatgtatccatgtatatgtatatgtatgcgtTGAAACACCATCTCAGTTCGAATTCCGCCCAGAGAACTGCATACCTTTTTCTGGCTGGGCTCCGACCGAGAATCTGGGGGGCACTTGTTCTATTTCTACGCCATACCATCACCAAATTTATTTCGACAAGTTTACTGGTTGCGAAAATGCTTATAACGTCTGATAAAATAGTCACTCGCGGTTTTTATGATCATAATGTCGCATTAATACAATGACATTTTTGTGATAATAATGGCATCTTTGATGAAATGACAGCTCACAGATTTTATAAGTGGCTGTCGGCGTGTGTTTATGAAACGGGATTCCATATGTCAGCGTGAAGGACACGAACACATGTGCGTGCAGCAACTGTATACAGTGTAGCAGCGAGTTCTTACATGCGATTGTATTCCAGCATTATTTCATGAAGTTACATACCGCGAtgttacgtgccgaaaccacgatatggtagGTTTAtgacgtttaacgtcccaatgcgactcgggctatgagacACTCCATAGTGGAGGTCTTCGGATAATTTCGActccctggtgttctttaacgtgcactggcatcgcacagtgcacgggcctccatcacttcgcctccaccgaaatgctaccgccgcagCTAGTATCGAgcctgcgtctttcgggtcagcagccgagagcaTCGTAAGCACTCCGCCACCGCGCGGGCTTCAAAGCACGATATGGTTACGAAGCACGCGCAGTGTGCCTCGAAGCCGCGAAGATACCACGCTGGTTGCCTGCATTATGCCACGTGGCAACTCCGGAGAATACAAATGAACTGAGGAAACCATACGTCATACGTTTCCGTTTGGAATATGAGGAACATCGTACTGGAGGTGGGTTCCGGAATATTTTTGACGCTCAAAATAATTTTTTAGGGTGTATCTAAATCGGAGTGGGCGCGATCTCCTATTTTAACCCACCTCCGCCTGAATGTAGCCAATGCGGAAGGGATTGGTTGTTAAacgatgttaaaaaaaagaaaactctggcATGAACACGGCACACAAAAACGACGCCGTCACGCGTGCAGATTTATTTCAGCACAGGCGCCAGCGTTCAGTAGATACGATTTGCTCAGCTCCTCGTTCTTCCACGAGACGCGAATCAAACGTCGGGTAGGCAGTGACACCAAACTGTTTTCGTGGCTTGCTACCGCAAATAGTTATCTAAAGATGCACAGAATTTCTATTCCTTCTTTCTGGGGATTGACCCCCTTTATACAGCATGCATGTGCATGCTGCACACGAAATCAGTATATAGTATACCTTGCTACAGATCTTGTGAAAGACCTGTGAGCATCGAAATCTTTGAAGGGGATTCGCTAAAGTGATGGCGCTGTTGGGGGTTTTCCTTTACTCTCATGAAGGTCGTGACGCTGCTTGCCAAGCGGTCCAAGCGCTTATTCAAGGGGCGCAACCTTGTGGACGCCATCACCGACATGTGCGTCGATCGGTCGCATATCATAAACAACAATGTAAGTGCGTCTTCGCCACACTTAACCGTCCCAGCGCGTCCGAAAACGCGGATGGATCACTCGCTTAGTTTAGTTAAGAGCTTATTTAACATTATTAGTCAAGTGTCCCATTGACTTACGTTGCCACTACTGTCTGTGTATGTTTCGTAAGCCTCATACAAACCATTCTGATTACGTAGTATTCCACCAACGCGATTGTGTAGTGTAATTTCCTGACGGCCGCCACTTATTTATTATGGAGCCATAATACAGCCCTGTATTTTTCATGCCTTATGCAGGCAGCGTTTCTCGTAACCACTCCCCCCCAGGCACGTGTCCTTTGACGTGATCCTTCAATTGGAATCATGgacgtcggcaggggggtgcaaaaggcaggggtacacacacacacacacacacacacacacacacacacacacacacacacacacacacacacacacacacacacgcacgcacacacgcacgcgcgcgcgcgcggcgtgACGCCGTGTTTGTGTGGTCTGTGTAACTAGTTGAACGCAAGGAGCCCACAGTTCAATTATACCAGAGAAAAGAAAATGCGTCAAATAGTGCCAACTATGTATTTGGAAGGCTCATTCCAGCTCGGTTGAAGTCGGCCACGAAAGCGTCAGTTAATTCTGTCGGCAAGATTTTCGCACTTCGTGTGTTCTACTTGAGGCAGTCGATCACGAGCACATGTGTACAAGACGACAGATATGTGAGAAGGACGGCCTACGTCATAACGCTTGCTTGTTTTCCTTTTCCTTCAGGTTGCCCTTACAGTGATGCAAGTACCGGTATGTATGGTTAAGAGCCTGCTATATCTATAAGCTCTTGATCACGGCGCCGGAAAAGCTTGCGCGACGCCTTTTCCGGTGTAATGTTGTAAAAAAGACTCGGATGATGCGTAGCAGCTCGCTGTCTTCACGAGTCTGTTAAACACCGCCAGTCAGCTTCAAGCCTTCAACCACTGGATTTTTAAAAACAATGCAGCCAGAAAGTTTTTACTAGAGTGTACAGGCTGTAACAGACTCGCTATATAAATTGTCACCTTCAATAAGTTTAGTTACATGAAGCCGCGGACATTGCTGCGCAGGCTGTGTTGGCTTTTGCCGCAGTGCTGGTCGTGGTAAAAACGCCCACTTAACTCCGTCTTAACCCTAACCCTTCCGCCATCTTGCGGGATTCCGCTGAACTGACTTGCATTGTGTGtcaatgtgcttcgagttgtcgatgaattcgctctcgcgctgccatttgctagcttcctggttaccACTTCGGAAAGGcggttggtcccgggttcgatctccGGACCAGAACGAATTTTTTGGCAACTTTTATTTATGacaaatccgtacggatttccttgtggcttcgtgctacaaacgggtggttgtcagtttccCTTTCTTTATCCGTCTTGCTGTGTTGGCAATTTTGAAATCTTATCTGATGCGGGAAAGACCACTTTTATTTCGGGTATCTttcactaactttttttttttcaggttgcgTGAAATGGCATAAACGTATAACATTGTCAGACGCATTCTATATTACAGTTCTGTGTGAAAGAGTATTCAGCACGGCCTCTCGTGATCTCGGTTGGTACGCCGTTCTCGGCTGCTGGGGCCAACCAATCGGGACTCTCTTTCTTTTGCTGCACCTGCCCTTCCTTATCTTTCACTAGACAAAATGCTACAAATTGCGTGAGTTAGACGAAGAAACCTATAACTTTGATGCGCAACACCTCTGCAGTCTGTCTTCAGGTGTACCGGGGAATGTAAAGAAAGTTGAAAAGGGCTGGTCTAGGCAAACTTCTCTCTCCTGTTTGTCTTGAACTTGCAGGACGTGGACAAGAACTACACCGAATACGCTCTCTGGAACTGCATGAACACCACGCGCTACTTGATGCTGTACGGAGGGTCGTAAGGAACTACCAACgcttcatgtaaaaaaaaaaaaagatgtcgtaGCAGTAAATAAAGGATTGCTGCGACGGGATATTTCATGCACGGTTTATTGTTTCAGTGCAGTCGTTATGATTATTTAAGTggccgaccgaccgaccggccctccctcccttccttccttccttcctcactcactcactcactcactcactcactcactcactcactcactcactcactcactcactcactcactcactcactcactcactcactcactcactcactcactcactcactcactcactcactcactcactcactcactcactcactttctggCACTGGCATTGATTCGCACCTAACTACCCGTTCTTTCCAAGTTTCTCATCTCCCTGTGACCAGATAGAGCGGCTGGCTTCGATTCCTTCCTAAATGGATTCTGATATTTCATAAGATCTTCTTCGATTACACAAATAGAAGGCATTGGGAACTTATCAACATATCGAACAACCGGAAACATGATTTATAAATATAGGGCGTCGTTAGGCATGCCAAATTATTTTTTTGTCGTTTTAACTTTTTTATGGCAAAGATGAGAGAAGAAAGAGGCGCGTATTCCCCAATGCAACCTGACTGAAAACTCATGTTGCACCAAGATTTGAAGCTCGCTCCTAGCCAGGCATCTGAAATGGCGCGCAGCAGAACGGGGCGACACCTCGACGCAGTAGTTGAATGTGGGAGCTGGCAGAGTCAGGCTCCGGCTGAGGCGTGGCGCTGTTTACTAACACCGGAACAACGCTCGCCTCCTAGAACGCATCCACGTCGTTTCCGGTGGATCTACACCCTGCAGCTAGGAGACGGAGGGAATGGAGGAGGTGGGCAGACCGCAGATACATGGGCATGCGTGCGAGACGCTCCTCTCCAAATGTACTACATACGTTCTGATTCCATTTCACCGATactgatttttattttttcatatatATCTCACGTTTACCAATGCTGATCCATCCATGGACTTTATGCCATTTGTCAATCGGCTTTTTTGGTGTGTTAATTGAAGACGCGGATAACATCTGAGGGCAAGGCCGATGGGTGTTTAGCTGCATGACTAACAAACTTCCAATAATTATTTGTTAAAGCAGTTCCTTTAGGGCGCACGTAGCACTTGCGAAACTTGAGCTTGATATGAATAAAGTCGTAACCATTTGCTGAAAATCCGAAAAGAGGTGAGGAAAGAAGAGAGACAAAGTGATCAGTGGTCTCGCTTCACTTTGTGTGTCCTTTTTTGTCACGCCTAACCTGTCCGTCCTTTGCTACGCCTTAAGCAGTGCATATAGCCTCGAGGAACGGAAGCGTGTCcacagttctaaaaaaaaaagggaaagaaaccATGCTCATGGACGGAGCAGTTCATCTACAGCCGTCATCACGTCCTGTAAGCGTCTTGTAGTAGAACTACTGCAGATCGCGTAAGCGAGCCCCCATAGCTCAATCTGCGCCTTACCACGGTGACCACCCTACTGGACAGTATTTATAGATATACGGCTGCTGCTAGAGCATGAAGATTTAAAGCCGCAAGTCTAATATAACGACATGCGCTCCTCAAACACTCGGGATCCGAAGAGTTAGCGAAGAGGCCAGCATGCACTGCCGTCAACGTAGAACGTCAGACATTTGTTGCTGCGGCTTTTTCTATACGTACTGGATACTGCTCAACTTTGCAATTAAGATAATTGGTAGCCGTGCGCGTGAGGCGAAAGGTCGCAAGTCAGTAATTGTGTCTCAGACAACGGGGCAACGTTTCATACCGGGGGATGCACAGCTCGCGGAAGCTGGTGCCCTTTATCGGTAGATACTTCTATGCCTGTGGGAAGTAGGGggaaaaaaggggagggggcgctTTTGCGATGACGAGGAAACATTGGCGGCAAAACTGCGATCAGCTCAGGCTGCAGCGTCCATCGCAATTATTCTTTCGTTCTTACGGCCAGTTCCCGCAGTCACCTGCAAAAAATGGCTGCCTTGTGGAAGTGCTGCAAATTCCGGCACTGATAGCGCTAATTACCCGACCCTTCACGCTAGCGAACTACTACAAAACATTTATCTGTCAAACAAATGCGTTAATGCACAGCCCCGCGTAATATTATGCACTTTCCTTCTGCGAATAACATAAACATTTATGTGGCCTTCTTTGTTACTGACATGGTTGTTTGCAAGCGTATATCATGTTCCATTGACACTTCTAcagcttttagtttttttttttcttttttgcatgggCCTAGCCCGATCTCGAAAATGCCATGCGTTGGTCCGGCCAAGCCGATCCCGGTGATTTGGCTTCCGTACCCGGCTAGGGCCCAGAAAGATTCAGGCCCGGCCGATACTGTTCAGTTCGACCCATTAGTCTTTGAGCCTAAGCGAAGCATGGTCTAGTTCTCGGTTGTTGTGAAAACACTAGCCCCACACAGACTACTTGAAAGAGGCAGATTTCACTATACGCATGGTTTTTAGCTAGAATTGCTGCTGAAATAATATTATCGggtagaaaacaaagaaaaaaacatggttgatccctccgtcataggaatcggaataacacgaaagtggagcgtgcccttacagaagtaactgaatgtttattgcacattgatataagagtgtttgcacaatgtatattgatgtctggcagctaatggcaccgtttaacgtgtatgcacccactttgatgattggtggtacatctccatcccgacgactaacgtccttattaaatgattaaacaaaccattgtgatagctgtagtagttaacggtgaaagtgtaatcaaagaacgaggtcttatagccagaagagcgtcgcatattggacgcagaacttggtcgctatcccgcggcctgttaaaatgcgattgaacaccacgaccggactagagagaaacccaaagcgcatcgtgccgccccggtatcccggccgcgatttttctccgggcgagcgcgcgagcggggaacgcggtgttacagccagctgaggcaggcgcgcgtcgcagagctatttttggtttggattagcgtgatgctatgagcgaagccgacgcttttacgacgcttgggtcaatgtcgccacctcgcggtgtgttaaggtattgacagaattgaacttctattgaaaacgcgccgaatgggacggacttgtaacgcgttgcaggtgctaatcgcggaggccatagtaatgacgaattactttaccttacagttcgcagagggcaacaccaccccgccgatcagaagagtggtagatataaaaggcgcgtttgtaaagcttttagagtctgtgaccgtggcgcagtggatagcgtgcccggcatctgttgttgcggaccaagcggtcgtgggttcgatgcccggtgacggaacctttttttctttgccatctggtcgtgtacttttttcggcgtcatttccgtgacggaaacatgtcatcgaagtcttggtggaccccggcataaaacactttcgtgttaagatatTTATTTGTGTGTTTACCATGCTCATGTGACAGTGTGATATGAACGCTCGCATATATACTATATATTCCAAGTAGTTCTGCGGGAATATATAACAACGCAGTAGGTGAACGCTACCGTGCACACCACTAGCCATTCCATCTCACTCTTCAATATTAAACAAGCAGTGCCGCATAAAATATTGGAACTCTAGCAAACAAACTTCACGGGAGTGTGAACTATTAGCTTTCGGAACGCCAAAATAGACTGCGCCAGTAGCGACCTTAAGTAAAAATCAGCAACACACGAGGGTAGCGCACCTGTGCACTCATGTATTGTCACATGGAACATGCAATTCTTATTGATTTATTCGGCTTATTTCAAATGTTTCACTTCTTCAATTTAGAAATTAGGCATCTGCATCTCGTAATATGAGTAAGCGTGGGCTATGTCTAGTTTTATTTCAACGTTCGTGGTGTTAAGCACAGTAGACGGACGCATAGGGCAGGACATTTACACGACTAGACTTGCAGTAAGAACTACCCCTCGCGCTTCGTTCCGTGCAACAAAGAAGTATACGGGAGCCGCACATCGCGTGGCAGAACGTACATCGGCCAGAAATGACGTCGTCCCAGTGACCGGTTGCGTGAGCATGCGTGCAATGTAAAGAATAAGTATGGAGGTTAGTAAATGCGCCAGCTGCGGACGCACACCGTCACTTCGAGACACTATATGGAGGTGTACGCAGGTATCGGCACCACTGCGCCCGTGCAATCTTCAATCCCTCTCGATGATGTGGAAATGCGTATACAGGCGTATCTACCCGGGGGGCAAGGGGCGAGCTAGACCCTCCCCCCCTTACTTTCGACTGTGATCACTGTGGGCTGCACACAAGGAAACCAGCAACTGACGCGAAGTTTTCTTTCAACACAGGAATTGCGTCAttgtattgccacgcccgcttcttgttttgttttgatgtattcgggtttgaccagcaaggacggttagcaacgctcgacgctgaccgcgccgcagtgttcgagaagcttcgcgattgtacagtagatcactttgttaagattgcgcgcaggacgcgaatcgtctagattattccagagtttgcgcgaccaccagtgataagactggaaagttcgatgcgtgatgtataaaagacggcgcgtcccagccatgagcagtttcatcgacggccgacgctttgttcgccgctatcaggatacagtgtgtattgctgtagtttgacttttcgtttcccggccacaagttcggccaaataaaaagtttaatcttggacacaccgactgctaccttcgtcgacgtcacgaccacgtgagagTATAATAAAAtttatcctatatatatatatatatatatatatatatatatatatatatatatatatgctaatgGGGGCTATAATAGCACTTTTTGTCAGGGGACAGTAGTTCTCCCATATTTTTGCTACACCAGCATGCGTCGTACGAGGCACATCTTCCCGAAGAAGTAATACCGAAGTGGTATCAAAAcgatccggagccctccaatacgacgtgcctcataatcgtatcgcggttttggcatgcACGTAAAACCCCTCAAGTTATTATTGTGAAGTTGGCTTGAATACATATAATGTTTCCCCTGTAAGAGTGGACGACCTGTATTACTGCCCCCCGTGGCCGGGCAGCTAATTATTACGCTCCCACTCTGATTTCCGCCCCTGCTGCCtcgaattaattttttttctctcagtcgtTCTGTAATAACGTTGACTGGACTGAACATTTGGGTAGCGCGTTACCAAGACCTTCCTGAACATCTCCCTCGACATCGCATCTCGTTCACTTGGACAACAGCCGTTGTACCTAGCGGGTTTTCATCCACGGTTATAATTTTAGGACTTAATTAAACCAAATGTCGAGCATTGGGACGCCCAGCTTACAAGCTCAAGCCGGCCTTGAACACCAGCGACGTCTGGTGAACAGGGCCAAGCTGTCAGCTCATGGCCCACGGCATCCTGGACTAGGGACGTCGCCCACCTTGAACGACTCTGCCGTGGGCTCACTCCACTGagtaaagtttattcctcctcctctgaATTGAATTTAGG includes these proteins:
- the LOC119387780 gene encoding uncharacterized protein LOC119387780, with the translated sequence MDGSGFPGLARTLLLLLVAITFLPDRTCVVTATKPPLLCEMPREMKVHLIMCAERILQRHVVTLLAKRSKRLFKGRNLVDAITDMCVDRSHIINNNVALTVMQVPDVDKNYTEYALWNCMNTTRYLMLYGGS